The Dasypus novemcinctus isolate mDasNov1 chromosome 11, mDasNov1.1.hap2, whole genome shotgun sequence DNA window TGTAGGCAGCACCCTTTCCTCAGAGGCTGCAGCAGGAACGCCTGCTGCTCTTGCCTCGCCTGTCTCCCCTGGGTGCACGTCCCCTCCACACTGCTTCCATTTCAACTCTCAGAGGAAGCAAACTCTCACCTGCTCCTGCTCTGAGGAGCAGGCTTTCCCTCTAGCGCCAGGGGGGCCCTGGAGACCTCAGCCGCCCACTGGGCAGGGCGCAGGTGCGGTGACCCCTCGGGCGGGCCCTGGAGGCCCCAGCCGCCCACTGGGCGGGGCGCAGGTGCAGCGACCCCCCCAGGCGGGCTCTGGAGGTCCCCTCCAGACTGCACGTGGCCTCCCGTCTCCCGTTTGGGACCCTCCTCCGGTGTGGTCCGACCCCCACGAGATAGACTGTATGGCTCCAGCAGCTTCTGCTTGGAGGGGTGATGGTGTGAGTCCAATGAAGGAGCACTGAAGCCAGACCCCAAGCCTCAGCCTGCCTGCTGGACACAGCCCTCTACggcacccacccccacctcctcttggcctgccgcggctttCTCCAGTAACTTTATTATCGATACATTTAGTAGTCACCCCAGGAATTTAAGGCAAAGCTTGCTCATTGTGACAATTATGTACTGTTTTCCAAATCACTGTAGTTTTAGTAAAATTAAATAGAAGAAAGAAGCTAGTAGCAAATGGAAACTGTTAACATTATTTGGGATTAAGTAAGTCTTATTTCATAGGAATAACACATTTTTAGAATGCATTTATTCCTTTATCCTGCCCtatatcttatatattttttcacagcAATGGGTCTTTTCACACCAAAAGTTATTAGCCCCCTCCCCCCATGATGGTAATTGTACCTGTCTTACTGGGCATATGGATGCACAACACAAAATGCTCCTCAGAATTTACATAGGCATGTATCTAACAGCACACTTTGTTGTAACAGCCTCTACAATTGTGTTTAAAGACAGCAGTGCGTTTTCTACAAAGATGCCACATTACCCGGTCTAAGACAATGCTTGATGCAACAGCGGTTGGTGGACCCGGCGCTGACTGTGGCCCACAGAGTAGGATGAGTGAACGGTGCTGCAATTCCTAGATAATGCGATTCTTCCACTGCCTCAGGTTTGGAAGCCGTTTATTTTGTccttgggaaaaagaaaaggttaaTCTAATTTCCTTAATCTGATAAATGCCCCAGGGCATTGGAACTGTTTCCTAATTGACGGCAAGTCCAGAGTGAGATCTTGGGGGAAGGAAAACTGCTCCTGCTGACAGCTGCGGTGAAAATCTCCCATCACAAGATTACAAACTGTACTGGATTAAAACAGCTAAACTGTGATTTTATCTTCCTGCAAGATGATTAATAATAATACATGTAACAGCTGGCAGTGCATGGTTTAAAAAAGCTCGCATAGTACCCCTGGATAGTAAGCAGAACAGTccctgggagtggggtgggggggagaggaaacTGAGTTACCCTAGCGATTCCCGGGAATGCAAGGATGTCTTTTCTGCGGGTATAACTAGAGCTGGGGCCACATTTTGTTGGGGTGTCTAAGCTTGCTGGGTGCAGACTGGCTCTCAAGGGACCTgttgccttttaattcacacaCACAGCGATCACTAAATAAAAACACAAGGTAGCATTTGAATTTCATGATTTTCTTAATGAGCATTGAGAAGCATTTGGGGAAAGAAAAAGTCCATTGCAGTGGAAGGTGATGCAGAGCACCGCAGTTGGATGTTGTAACAGGGCAGGTGTAAGCACGTGGTAGCAAATTggaggtttctttctttctggaagaGGCATATTGAGAGCACAGAGAAATGGTCTGAGCAAATGGAGGAATGTGAGAAAGGCGAAGTGGGAGGGGAGCTTCTTTAGAGCTCCATGTGCCTGACAAAGGCCTGTTCCTGCAGACTCGCCGTCGTCCCCTTCTTCAGTTAGGTCAGCTCGGAAGACAGTTGTGTACTCTAGTGGGGTGGTTTGCCACTGGGTAAGTCAGCAAGTTAGCATTTTACAAGCATTTATACGTTCTCTGAGAAAATATGACGCATATACTTGAGAGAAATATTAACTTTGATATAATAGTTTGGAGATGAGATTTTTCTTGGacaattaaaaatacaacatagATTATCAGATGTATTGAGTACCAGCTTTTTCCTAAATAATAGAACCATCACTTTTACTGTTATACCTATTTTAGAAACCTGAACACTAAGGTCCAGAATTTTCCATAACTGATACTGAATTTCCATTACTAATCTATATGTACTTGGCTCCCTTcacttttcagattttaaaatgaaaggtgTCAAAACATTATTCTCATCATAAATGTGACACATATAtctattcaaaataataaaataaaccatCCTGCTCATTATTGGTCATTTCCTACATACAATCTATATACACATTCATCTGAGAACAAAACGTTTTATTTTCCTATTCCTTTCAAAATCACAAATGTGTTATTTTCCTATTTGTTGTTTTCATGGATACAGAGAACACtccaaaaaacaaggaaaaatatttactgatttaagTATTGGCACTGCCTGTCATTAATAGTATGCCATGGTAAAACTGATGCAGAAAGTAAGCCAAGAGTCCAAAAGTAAGGCCAGAGCCATGGCAGTGGGCAGGTAGAGTGGGAGGTGTGGCAGCCCACCTGTCGGCTGTCCTCGGAGAGGAGGTCCAGTGGGCTCCGGAGGGCCCGTGCGGGGGAGCGCAGCAGCGCGGCGAGGAGGCGGGACCTCGGGCTTTTCTTCAGCAAGCCGCAGGAGGGACGGTCCGGGGAGGGGTCTCGCTCTCAGTAGCTGGTGCCTTCCCGCAGCTTTCTCTTGTGCGCGTTTGCCTCCAACGGTGGCGCTGGCCTTTGTagtctccatttcctcttcccaACTCCCCGGACATCCCCAGCGGTGCTGCGCATCGGAGCTTTTGTATCAACTGTCGGAGGCAAGGTTCTGAAGTAAATGGAAAATCCAGAGCAGGAAAAGGTGGAGCAGGGCCTGGAGACCTGCCCTAGGTGGCCCCGCCCAGGAGGCCCTGCCCAGGTGCCGGGGCACCTGCCGGAGGGGGCCTTGGCAAGGGCGTCTCCGTTCCCCACGGGGCGATGCGGGAGctctggggagggcaggggcggtCTGGGGCCAGCGAAGATGCTGTGCAGGTGTTCCCGCAGTCGCTCGTGGACTGTTCACAGGCTCCTAATGAGAAACCCTGTATTGCAGCTCGAGGGCGCGTGCGGGTGGCGCACCCGCGTGGCGCACCCGCGGGCGTGGCGCCGCTTCGGGAAATCTCAGCCCTCGGGGAGCACAGCTGCTTCCACAAGAGGCTGCCCTCTTCCTCAGGGTCAAATCCCCTGCCTTGGCCAGAGACGGCATCGCGGGGCGCCGCCGCGGGGGTACCCGGTGGTACCCGCGGCCTTCGGGGCGCAGCCGGCGGGGTGGCGGGGCGGAACTGGGCGGAGGTGCCGCGGCGCGGGGCGCCCTCGCGTCCTCAGGGTCCCGCCGCGCGGGCCGGGCCCCGCAGGTAAACCGCGTCTGTTTGCTCCGCAGCTCCAACGGCAAGTCGGTGTCGTGGTCCGAGCCCGGCGGGAGGCCGGCGCCCCGGGGCCAGCTAGCGTGGCAGCGCCTGTCCGTGCACGTGAAGCCCGGCGAGGCGGCCTGCAACCAGACGGCGGTCATCAAGCCCCTGGCCGAGAGCTTCCAGGGCTCGGGCCGCAGCCTGGCCCTCTCCGACGCCAGCACCAAGACCCTCTACAGCGTGGGCGAGGAGGCCGACGCGGGCCCGCCGCGCCCCGGCCCCGCAGgcagccccggccccgcgccgcccgcgccgcgCCCCCTGCCCGCGGGGCCCGCCCCCGCCCTCGCCCTCGGCGCGGTCCTCCCGGCCGCGCCTGCCGCGCCGCCCCCCGGCCCGCAGGCGCTGGCCCCGCTGGTGGGCGCGGTGCAGGGCGCGGCGCGCGGCCCCGGCATCCCCGGGCCCCCGTGCGCGCCCGTCCTCCTGGGGCCCCCGtgcgccccgccgcccccgctgCGCCTGCAGCCGCTGCCGCTGGCCCTGGGCCCGGTCGGGGAGGAGCCCGGCTCGCCCGCGGCCGCCgaggacgacgacgacgacgaggacgaggaggaggaggaggaggaggagcggtTCCGGCTGCTGCAGGAGTTCGTGGCGGGGCACGCGCGGCGGGAGGAGGcctcgccgcccgccgcccgccgccccagCCCCGACGACGACTCGCCCGCGCTGACGCCGCCGTCGCCGTTCAGGGACTCGGCGGCGTCGGGCAGCTCCGCGCCCAGCTCGCCCGCGTCCGAGTCGGGGCTGTGCCCGCCGCCCGACGCCGCCTACGCCGCGGCCGTGCTGCGGGACTACACGCAGAGCTCGTCCACCCTGTAGGCGCGCGGCCGGCAGGGTGGGGGCGccgcgcggcgggcggggggcgccccggggggccggggggcggcCAGGGCCTGGAGTCCTCCCTGCCGAGGGCGTTCTGAAAGCACAATCCCACTTGCTCTGCACTGTCACCGCAAAAACCTAAAATCGACAGCAAAGCTGCTCGTTGGCGCCGTTGCGCGCAGCGGAGCGTGCCCACGCGTGCTCTCGACCACGCTGGAGGGACGCCCCGTAGCGGGCGTTGGACCAGGAGGACACCCTCTGGCGCTCCTACTCGGGGTTGGGGGGCAGCACGCCAAGGGGAGCAGGCTGGGACCCCCGCCCGGCGAGCCGGCCGGGGGCTCAGGCCTTCCTTGGCGGCTGCCAGGTCCGCCCGCCTGACGGGTGGCGCCGGCACCCCGCTGCGCGGGGACTCCCCTCCTTTGGGAAAGCTGGAAAAGAGCAGAAAGCGTCGCCAAAAGGGCTTCGCCGGGGGACTGTGGGGCCAGACGCGTGGAAACGGGGCGCTCAGCTGCCCCTCGGTGATACTCACCAGTGGCGACTTTGGAAATGGGCGGCGCAAGAGGTGGTACCGAGTGGGATGTCACCGCTTGTGGATTCGCTGGTTTGTGCCAAGGAGCTGTCCCTGCCCTTCCAAGAGAACAAGCCCGAGCCGCGCGGCAGCACTGTCACCTTCCATTTACCGTAGCAAATAACACTCACCAGTGGACTTGGAAGATCAGGACCGTACTTTGTGGTGCCATTGTTTCTCACTGTTTCTGCAGCAGCCGCCCAGCTTCCCAGCTAAGGGCGCGCTCCCAGAGACCTCTAGCCCCGGTGACAGCCCCCGTGGACGCTGGGTCCTTCTGAACTAGCGAGTCCCGTGTCCTTGTGGGCAGGTGCTTCTAAATCTGTGCAATGTGATGTCAGCCTACCTGCAACCAGAAGGTGGGGTCTCAGATACAGTATAGGTGTTTTTATGTTGTCATGTTTCCTATATCGTTGCCACCAACATTTGCAGAAGCTCTTTGAAGAGTGAGCCTTGGAGTCCTGGGTCGTTCATGTGCAGCTGGGATGGCCAGTCCTCTTCTAAGAGGGAATGTGCTGTTCAGATATTCTACGATGTGGAAATGAGTGATGAGTAGAGTGTTTGAAAATCTGATATATTAAAAGTTGACAAAAATATCAGTAATGATTAAAAAAGTACATTTTATAAACATGCACAAATCCTTATTAAACCTTAAGGTACAAAAGACAGTATTTAGACTATTTCAGTTTCTTTAGATTTTTCAAGCATTTCCACAGCTACTTGTGCTTTATAAGCTTAAAGCATACACGAACATCTAAGTCTGGTTAgagtttaccaaatatttattcCTTCATCACGATCTGCCTTTTGTTTTTAGTTCCATGTGCTTTTATTCCCATAATTTCACTGTCAAaactttgctttctgtttttgataTTTGTTGTGGTATAATATCCAAGCACATGTCATGTAATTGTCCCATTTTTGCCCTCCCTTTTTATCCTCAAGAAAGAATTTTCTTGCTGTTTCGATTTCTTCTGTTATTTGTGAGAAGACTCTTATCCCCTTAAATATCTTTGTTTAGACCTTTTGTTCACTcctattttttaatatgcttcCTTTGTGCTGAGGCTCCTGATTTCCCAGAGGGAAATCCTCTCAGAACTGTTTAACTCCCACTGCATCTTTTGTCCAGAATCAGCTCCGCGACATGAGGCTCGCCTTGCCCATATCTTGCCATGTTCTTCTTTCAAGTTTAGTCCATATCATGTCCAGAACGAACAgcctttcctttaaaattttcttcaaagcACCTCCTAAGTGAGAGCTCATGCCTGCAGAAGTGTGCTTCAGATGGACACCTGCCCTGAGGCCCACCAAGGAAAAGGTGGCTACAGTAATTGCTGGAAAACCAGCACGGGATGGCAAGGTATCTCTTACGAGTGAAACACgggtcttttcttttcttgatgcCGCTGCGTATGTCCTTGATATCACAGGACTTGGGCTTCCAGATCTTCAAACATAAGAATAGATAAGGAAGCCACCTTCCATTATTCTCACAGTGTCAGGTTCTGTTCTGTCTAGACTTTGGTGCCCTGTGTTAAGCGCCGGTTACGTTGTTACTCCTAAAGCCCCTCTGGCCGTGCGTGTGCGTGCTCTTGGATCCAACACAGTATTAGCTCTTACATCGTAATCGTTCGCCACTGGAAATGGACACCCACCCACCATATACCAAAAGGACAGAAACTTTGCACCGTAATGTTTGTGCTTGTACAAATTGTTTAGCTTCTTGTAAATGTGTTTTCTTTGGCTTGTTCCTCCCTTTTGTCAAATAATCTTGAAAATGctgtataataaatattttctatttattatatGTGTCTTCCCTCTCGACTTTAAAACGATAGAAATTGACTGGTGCAAAAAATAGCTCCAGTGGTCTGATTTTGAAACGCACCAGGGAGGTGACACCTAAAGTGGGGACAGTTAGATTATGAGGGCCGTATCTCAAGCTTTGACAGTTTAAATGAATCCCAACTTTATTTTGACGTCGGAATGGCAGACGCTGACCTTCACCTAACCTTGTGGAGTTTGGCACACCCCGGGGTGGCCTGTGGCGCTGAGCTGAGCCTCGTTTCCTCCCCGCCCGCAAGGCTCTCCTGGCCCTGCTTCCCTGGGGGGGCCCGGGCTCTCCCCACTCTTTGTTCTCCTGTCACACCAAGCTCTCGCTCCTTTGCTTCCGTGGAGGCTTCTCTGGGCCTAACACAAAGGGCCTCGTCGTTCACGCTTCCCGCCGAGCTGGGCATCTGCCAAGAAGCTCCGGGAGGACGTGGTGGGAGCGGGCCAGGTGGGCGTGGGGCGACAGGCTGAGGAGTCTTCACCCTGCCCGGGAAGCTGAAGGAGGAATGGTGAGATGGGAGCTCCGTGTATCGGGAGGGGAAGTCCTAGGAGAGCCCGGGAGACATTACGAAGGGGAAATGAAGGCGagtgagagggaggaagagaaggggctCGGGGAGGTGGCCAGGGACAGCCCCAAAGCAGGGGGGTCGCCGCGGGCCCCCAGGCTTCTGGGGAGTCCAGGGTCACAGCGGGATGTAAGGGAGACGGGGGTGCCACGCGCTGTGCGCAGTGGTGCGCACTCTACAGAGCACGCCCTAGAGGGAAGCGTGGTGACTTCCAACGCCACCTGGAGGTGGCGACTCCACGGGGAAGGACACAGGCACCCCAAGACGCCCTCGCTTCCGACCCCCTGGCGGCAAATTCAGGGGCTCCCACCACGCGCTCAGGTTCGCCAGTTCGCCAGCACAGCACATAACTCAGCACGTGCTGTCGATGACAACACAGTGGGAAGGCGCCCAAAGAAGGGGCGCACAGGGCGAGGCCTGGCAGGGTCCCCAAATGTGACGCGCCTGTCCTCTCCCCTGAGGCCGGTTGGCTCCGCTCGGCACATGCACATGTCCTCTCCACCAGGACGCTCAGCCAAGCTCGGTGCACGGGGGTGCTACCGGGGCTCCTGGACTCGATGCCCCGTGGGGGTCCCCACGGCCAGCCCGCCCCCGGAGCTTGCTGTGGTGGCACAGCTCAGAGCCCCGCTCCTCCCGCTCGGTCTTCCTGGGGTGGCAGAGCCCCACCCTCAGGCTTCGCCACCGGCTCTGCCGAGTCCCCTCGTTAGCATAAGCTATCAGGGGTGGTGGGGGACACCCTGTCGCTCCTGAAATCCCAAAGGCCTGGAGtcgccccagcccccaccccactccagagCAGAGCCAAGGCCAGACTTCTCCTAAGTGCAGAAGCGGCACGAATCGTGACCCGCTCGGGGCAGGCAGGGCGCAGGATCTCTGTGGTCGTCCTCGCTGACCTTCACGGTCCCCCGCCCGGTGGTGAGGGACTCGAAACCCCCTCCCAAAGGCTCCCCGGGGCGAGTGCAGGTCAGGCAGGGACTCGCGCCTGTCCAGCCAGTGCAGAGGCCCTGGCCTGGGATCCCCCCAGGACACCTGCCCCCCTCCAGGACCACTGCCCGTGTTTCCCCCAGGACACCTGCCCCCCTCCAGGACCCCTACTCCGTGCTCCCCTCCAGAGTCCCTGCCCCGTGCTCCCCTCAGACCCCGTGCCCCGTGCTCCCTCATGCTCCCTCCAGGACCCCTGCCCCGTGCTCAACACTccagggcccctgccctgcccccctccAGGACCCCTACCCCGTGCTCCCCTCCAGAGCCCCTGCCCCGTGCTCCCCTCAGACCCCGTGCCCCGTGCTCCCTCGTGCTCCCTCCAGGACCCCTGCCCCGTGCTCAACACTccagggcccctgccctgcccccctccAGGACCCCTGCTCCGTGCTCCCCTCCAGAGCCCCTGCCCCATACTCCCCTCAGACTCCCTGCCCCATGCTGCCTCGTGCTCCCTCCAGGACCTCTGCCCCATGCTCAACACTccagggcccctgccctgcccccctccAGGACCCCTGCTCCGTGCTCCCCTCCAGAGCCCCTGCCCCGTACTCCCCTCAGACTCCCTGCCCCGTGCTCCCTCGTGCTCCCTCCAGGACCCCTGCCCTGTGCTCAACACTccagggcccctgccctgcccccttccAGGACCCCTGCCCCGTGCTCCCCTCCAGAGCCCCTACCCCGTGCTCCCCTCAGACCTCCTGCTGGGGCCTCGTCGTGGTACAAGTTATGCCTCTCTTCCCCTCCATAGACTGGAAGTTCCCTTCTGGTGGTGACCaatttgttttcctaatttctgGGCCCCAGGACCAAGCAGGTACTGAGTGAATGTTGCTGAGAAAGTCGGTGACACTCCAGCACCACATACGTTTTCCAGCTCCGTTCCTTGAAGGTACATTTCAAGATCCTGGGGTCCAGAGCTCCCTGCCTCCACCGGCTGGCACTGTCCGCGAAAGGTGCCTGCTCCAGCCCATGCCCACCTGCCTGCACCTGCTGCCCCTGCCTGCCGGGTGGGTGCCTGCTCCAGCCCGAGCCCCCCAGCTCCTCCTCTGGCGTCAGGAGGCCCTGTCAAGCTCGCAGCACTGGCCCGTGCTGCAGAATGGGTGGCCAGGTGTGGCCTCCGTGAAGCCCGGCCTCTCTCCAGGGCACCAGCTCATGTGTGCAGCCTGGGCCCCTGGGCAGGGGGCTGGTGCCTCCTTCCTTCAGGACAAGGGGGAGGCCCAACAGGTAGCCAAGagtcggggtgggggtgggggtgggaaggagaagaAACAGGCCTGAtggctcggagtctgggaagCAAGGTTTGAAATTAATAAACAAGGGGAATGGAGATAACAAAAGCTGAAAGGGCCAACTGTGGTAAGTACACACCAGGAAATCGTGCTCTTGAAGCTGACCCGCTCGTGTGGTGTGCATCTATTGTAAGGCTTTTGGATGAGGCTGCCTCACTTAAGGTGGATCTTccccctcttactggagtcctttataaatggggtgaGTGTGGACAAAGAGGGGAAGCAAAACCTGAGAGCAACGACGCCCGGAAGAGAAGCAaaggccagcagatgctgccatgcgCCTCGCCACAGGACAGCAGGTCCGGGATCACTGCCAGCTGCTTAGGGGAAGACAGCATCACTTTggtatgccttgatttggacagttttcTCAGCCTGAAAACTGTGAGCTTGTAAACTAACAAATTCCCGTTGTGAAAGCTAATGCATTTCCTGGTGTGTGCTCTCAGCAGGTGGGCAAAccgtggtagtttgagactgtgcGTCCCCCTGAACGCTGCATTCTTAAGGCTCTTCTATGCCTGTGGCTGTGAGCCTGTTGGGGGTGGGACCTTCCGGTTAGGTTCCTTCAATTAAAACACAGCATGTCTTAATcgtcttcctggagtcctttataaatgagatgaatatGTAGAGAGGGACACaaagagagagccacagaagcagaaagaatgccatggaagccagaagttgaaagcagAAGCCAAGAGAGAGACGAGCAAGGGACTCCATGTGCCTCGCCGTGGGGCAGAGCAGCCAAGGATTGCGAGCAGCCAGTCTCCAGGGAGAAAATGTCACCTGacgatgccctgatttggacattttcgtggcctcagaactgtaagcttgtaagccaataaatgctccttgtaaaagccagcccatttctgataTGTTGCTTTTGGCAGCCCAGTAGACTAAAACCCAAACTAAAATAGACATTGGTACTGAAGAGTGGGAGGCTGCTATTGTAAGTATCAAGAAAGGTTTTAAAAAGTCTTGATAACTGGCTACTGGATAGAGAAAGGAAGagttgtgaggtgcttgatagaaaaggccagACTgtcttgaagagactgttggtagaaatacagcacttccaatgaggccttagacagaaatggtgaatgtgtcattgcaaactggaagaagggtgacccttgttttaaagtggcagccAACTTGAGGAAACTGTGTTCTGATGTTAGAtgggaggcagaatttgaaagtgatgaggtTGGATATTttgctgaggagatttccaaactaaatgtggaatgTGCAGCCTGGCtgctccttgcagcttatagtaaaatgtgagaggaaagggatgagctgagaactgaactcctggacacaaggaaaccagaaattgatagtttggaaaattctgagcttctggaaagtgagtccccagagaatagtgctccggAAAGATCTGTATGAAAGGAACCTCTGCCATCATGGActgaaaaggacagaaaagggacagattgaaggaaaagcCACTTCAAGGGCAGACCcatggaaactgaggcctggacgAAAGACATCTCCTCAGGCCAAGAGCGAGCCCACCTATGTGTGTGGACAGGGGGCGTCTGAGGCTTGGAAAGGGCAGGACTTCCAGCCCAGATCCAGTGGACGTGCTGCTCACCCAGCTTTCTCAAATGCCTGGGGGTACTCTTAGAGGCCAGCTCCCACCCCGATGCGTGGCGAGGGTGGGCTGGGGTCCTGGCTGCACCCCACTCTTCTAAGGGGGTCGAGCCTGGGCCTGGAGATTGTGAAGAGTTTGCCCCTCACCCCAGGGTTCTTGGGGTGGGGTCTAGAGTCCAGCCGCCATGCCGATGCTTGGAGATGCTGGAACCTTCACCCAGTGTTCGGGGAGAGCAGCGCCACTGTGCAAGCACCTGAAATTGTCGGGCCACCACTCCATCAagcctggaggacaaaacattGTTCTACAGATGGCACTCAGACCTTGAAATCAATGGGATACGTtctgcagggtttcagaattgtttaggatccatggccactgtttcccttccaatttctccctatgccTCTgtatttagtcagccaaagggtgctgatataaaataccagaaatgagttggtttctataaagggtatttatttggggtaggagcttacagataccaggccataaagcataagtgacttccctgaccaaagtctattttcatgtgttggagcaagatggctgcccacgtctgccagggctcaggcttcctaggctcctctgggctcagctcctctgttttctccacaaggtcagctgcagaccaTGAGGCTCtgtaggctttgcctctctccacaaggtcagctgtagactatcaggtgaatggatctgtctctctccctgggttttCTGCTGGGTCTAAGGAGCCACctctattcctctttgttcttctcctaACTCaggtctctcttcctggggctggcttctctttcctctgtgtgctgacttcctggggctccagcttaagtcttcagcatcaaactccaacatcaaaactccaacatcagataaccctcaactctgtcctttgccatgcctttcatctgtgagtctccacccaccaaggggtggggactaaaCAGCCTAGttaagtggcccaatcaaaagcccaggtacagaccagattgcaaacatgatccaatatctgcttttggaattcataaccatatcaaac harbors:
- the LOC131280490 gene encoding metabotropic glutamate receptor 1-like; translation: MRELWGGQGRSGASEDAVQVFPQSLVDCSQAPNEKPCIAARGDGIAGRRRGGTRWYPRPSGRSRRGGGAELGGGAAARGALASSGSRRAGRAPQVNRVCLLRSSNGKSVSWSEPGGRPAPRGQLAWQRLSVHVKPGEAACNQTAVIKPLAESFQGSGRSLALSDASTKTLYSVGEEADAGPPRPGPAGSPGPAPPAPRPLPAGPAPALALGAVLPAAPAAPPPGPQALAPLVGAVQGAARGPGIPGPPCAPVLLGPPCAPPPPLRLQPLPLALGPVGEEPGSPAAAEDDDDDEDEEEEEEEERFRLLQEFVAGHARREEASPPAARRPSPDDDSPALTPPSPFRDSAASGSSAPSSPASESGLCPPPDAAYAAAVLRDYTQSSSTL